One Salvia splendens isolate huo1 chromosome 12, SspV2, whole genome shotgun sequence genomic window carries:
- the LOC121758284 gene encoding polygalacturonase-like, with amino-acid sequence MEQQPLVFLAIVLALSSYAHGLKIFDISSYGVGADKDITAALDKAWKEAIASPEPAKITIGSGEWILKQAHLEGPSKSPLELEVKGTIKALSDPTQLPNKEWEWVTVNYVNYFTLSGGGVFDGMGEQAWKTNDCHVNTKCAKLPINLSFNFINNSIIQDITTKDSKNFHSNCISSNNVTFLRYKVSAPHDSPNTDGLHIARNIGITILDAVIQTGDDCISMGDQMTDVMIKNVKCGPGHGISIGSMGKNIEEKDVSRITIQNCTFDNTANGVRIKTWPSAPATLTISDLNFLDLTMINASNPVIIDQQYCPWNLCSLDKPSSIQISKVKIQNVKGTSSTQDVVIFSCSTSKPCQDVQIGDIDLKFTGDPALGGATTKCQNVKYTFTGGAQNPPLCQRSSAPKPFPM; translated from the exons ATGGAACAACAACCACTAGTTTTCTTAGCAATTGTTCTTGCACTTTCCTCATACGCACATGGGTTAAAGATCTTCGATATCAGCAGCTATGGAGTGGGGGCCGACAAAGATATAACTGCG gCACTGGACAAAGCATGGAAGGAAGCAATTGCTTCACCTGAACCGGCGAAAATAACAATAGGTTCAGGTGAATGGATCTTGAAGCAGGCTCACCTAGAAGGACCCAGCAAATCTCCTCTCGAGCTCGAAGTGAAAGGCACCATAAAAGCCCTTTCCGACCCGACGCAACTCCCCAACAAAGAATGGGAATGGGTCACTGTCAACTACGTGAACTACTTCACCCTCTCCGGTGGAGGTGTTTTCGACGGCATGGGTGAGCAAGCCTGGAAAACAAATGATTGCCATGTCAACACAAAGTGCGCAAAGCTTCCCATCAACCTTAGCTtcaatttcatcaacaactccATCATCCAAGACATCACCACCAAAGATAGCAAGAATTTCCACTCCAACTGCATCTCCAGCAACAACGTCACATTCCTGCGATACAAAGTGTCAGCACCGCATGATAGCCCCAACACCGACGGTCTCCACATAGCGCGAAACATCGGCATCACCATCCTAGACGCCGTCATCCAGACGGGCGATGACTGTATCTCCATGGGGGATCAGATGACGGACGTCATGATAAAAAACGTCAAATGTGGGCCCGGCCACGGCATCAGCATCGGCAGTATGGGCAAGAACATTGAGGAGAAAGATGTTAGCAGAATCACCATACAAAACTGCACCTTCGATAACACTGCCAATGGTGTTAGGATCAAGACATGGCCCTCGGCGCCAGCCACCTTGACAATCTCGGATTTGAATTTCCTAGACCTAACCATGATCAATGCCAGCAATCCCGTCATCATCGATCAACAATACTGCCCCTGGAACCTCTGCTCTCTCGAC AAACCATCGTCGATCCAGATTAGCAAAGTGAAGATTCAGAACGTCAAGGGCACGAGCTCTACTCAGGATGTGGTTATATTCTCTTGCAGCACAAGCAAGCCATGCCAAGATGTGCAGATTGGAGATATTGATCTTAAATTCACCGGAGACCCTGCACTAGGCGGTGCCACTACCAAGTGCCAAAACGTCAAGTACACGTTCACCGGTGGTGCACAGAATCCACCTCTATGCCAGAGGAGCAGTGCGCCCAAACCTTTTCCGATGTAG
- the LOC121758695 gene encoding polygalacturonase-like codes for MEQQPLVFLAIVLALSSYAHGLKIFDISSYGVGADKDITAALDKAWKEAIASPEPAKITIGPGEWILKQAHLEGPSKSPLELEVKGTIKALSDPTQLPNKEWEWVTVNYVNYFTLSGGGVFDGMGEQAWKTNDCHVNTKCAKLPINLSFNFINNSIIQDITTKDSKNFHSNCISSNNVTFLRYKVSAPHDSPNTDGLHIARNIGITILDAVIQTGDDCISMGDQMTDVMIKNVKCGPGHGISIGSMGKNIEEKDVSRITIQNCTFDNTANGVRIKTWPSAPATLTISDLNFLDLTMINASNPVIIDQQYCPWNLCSLDKPSSIQISKVKIQNVKGTSSTQDVVIFSCSTSKPCQDVQIGDIDLKFTGDPALGGATTKCQNVKYTFTGGAQNPPLCQRSSAPKPLPM; via the exons ATGGAACAACAACCACTAGTTTTCTTAGCAATTGTTCTTGCACTTTCCTCATACGCACATGGGTTAAAGATCTTCGATATCAGCAGCTATGGAGTGGGGGCCGACAAAGATATAACTGCG gCACTGGACAAAGCATGGAAGGAAGCAATTGCTTCACCTGAACCGGCGAAAATAACAATAGGTCCAGGTGAATGGATCTTGAAGCAGGCTCACCTAGAAGGACCCAGCAAATCTCCTCTCGAGCTCGAAGTGAAAGGCACCATAAAAGCCCTTTCCGACCCGACGCAACTCCCTAACAAAGAATGGGAATGGGTCACTGTCAACTACGTGAACTACTTCACCCTCTCCGGTGGAGGTGTTTTCGACGGCATGGGTGAGCAAGCCTGGAAAACAAATGATTGCCATGTCAACACAAAGTGCGCAAAGCTTCCCATCAACCTTAGCTtcaatttcatcaacaactccATCATCCAAGACATCACCACCAAAGATAGCAAGAATTTCCACTCCAACTGCATCTCCAGCAACAACGTCACATTCCTGCGATACAAAGTGTCAGCACCGCATGATAGCCCCAACACCGACGGTCTCCACATAGCGCGAAACATCGGCATCACCATCCTAGACGCCGTCATCCAGACGGGCGATGACTGTATCTCCATGGGGGATCAGATGACGGACGTCATGATAAAAAACGTCAAATGTGGGCCCGGCCACGGCATCAGCATCGGCAGTATGGGCAAGAACATTGAGGAGAAAGATGTTAGCAGAATCACCATACAAAACTGCACCTTCGATAACACTGCCAATGGTGTTAGGATCAAGACATGGCCCTCGGCGCCAGCCACCTTGACAATCTCGGATTTGAATTTCCTCGACCTAACCATGATCAATGCCAGCAATCCCGTCATCATCGATCAACAATACTGCCCCTGGAACCTCTGCTCTCTCGAC AAACCATCGTCGATCCAGATTAGCAAAGTGAAGATTCAGAACGTCAAGGGCACGAGCTCTACTCAGGATGTGGTTATATTCTCTTGCAGCACAAGCAAGCCATGCCAAGATGTGCAGATTGGAGATATTGATCTTAAATTCACCGGAGACCCTGCACTAGGCGGTGCCACTACCAAGTGCCAGAACGTCAAGTACACGTTCACCGGTGGTGCACAGAATCCACCTCTATGCCAGAGAAGCAGTGCGCCCAAACCTCTTCCGATGTAG